From the genome of Kaistella daneshvariae, one region includes:
- the rpmG gene encoding 50S ribosomal protein L33, with amino-acid sequence MAKKGNRVQVILECTEHKETGVAGMSRYITTKNKKNTTERLELKKYNPVLKKYTVHKEIK; translated from the coding sequence ATGGCAAAAAAAGGAAATAGAGTACAGGTTATTTTGGAGTGTACTGAGCACAAAGAAACTGGAGTAGCAGGAATGTCACGATACATCACTACTAAAAATAAAAAGAACACCACAGAAAGATTAGAATTGAAAAAATATAATCCTGTTCTGAAGAAATATACTGTTCACAAAGAAATTAAATAA
- a CDS encoding OmpA family protein — protein sequence MKLNLLLTLAFPMAFLAQSTSVDSTSVDRTIGDYPNAFSSGSADVRTFDNSSRLFRDWSVSVGGGGAFQHNGDVNSFYDGKTDWGWNLYASLDKQITHVFGLGLHYQTGETNQKAMLPGDLGAAAGVATAYTKYHQLSLMGDINFSNLMRRVDNHSPYRWAMHGYAGVGFQGYNTLLLDNDMSRYSTNPPRIPIKIDQKLGLDTFMFHLGTGVKYNASRLIDIEARALYTITGDDSFDGGGHGKNARPPYNAINPGTSDNLLTVNLGLTFKLGGHDTHLSWYDPLQDINGRIGVLEAKPNEFIVCERGDADNDGVCDDWDRQLDTPAGARVDGAGVALDMDLDGVIDLYDKCVTVPGTVENSGCPK from the coding sequence ATGAAATTAAATTTATTATTAACATTAGCTTTTCCGATGGCTTTCCTTGCGCAAAGCACCTCTGTGGACAGCACAAGTGTGGATCGCACGATCGGGGATTACCCTAATGCCTTCTCTTCCGGCTCAGCGGATGTCCGTACTTTTGATAATTCTTCACGACTGTTTCGTGACTGGTCTGTATCAGTTGGTGGCGGCGGCGCTTTTCAGCATAATGGAGACGTTAATTCTTTTTATGACGGCAAAACAGACTGGGGCTGGAATTTGTATGCATCATTAGATAAGCAAATCACCCATGTTTTCGGTTTAGGATTACATTACCAGACAGGGGAAACCAACCAAAAAGCGATGTTGCCTGGCGACTTAGGAGCGGCAGCGGGCGTTGCGACAGCTTACACAAAATATCACCAACTTTCTTTAATGGGTGATATTAATTTTTCAAATTTAATGCGACGTGTAGACAATCACTCACCTTACAGATGGGCGATGCACGGCTATGCAGGAGTAGGATTTCAGGGGTACAATACTTTATTGCTAGACAATGATATGTCGAGATACAGTACAAATCCTCCAAGAATTCCTATTAAAATAGACCAAAAATTAGGTTTAGACACTTTCATGTTTCATTTGGGAACAGGGGTGAAATATAATGCTTCCCGCCTTATCGATATCGAAGCAAGAGCATTATACACCATTACGGGTGACGATTCATTTGACGGCGGTGGTCATGGAAAAAACGCAAGACCTCCATATAACGCAATTAATCCAGGAACATCAGATAACTTACTTACCGTAAATCTTGGTTTAACCTTTAAACTTGGTGGTCACGATACTCATTTGTCATGGTACGATCCATTGCAGGATATCAATGGCAGAATCGGAGTATTGGAAGCTAAACCAAATGAGTTTATTGTTTGCGAACGTGGTGATGCAGATAACGATGGAGTGTGTGATGACTGGGACAGACAGCTTGATACACCAGCAGGCGCGCGCGTTGATGGTGCAGGTGTAGCTTTAGATATGGATCTGGATGGTGTTATTGACCTCTACGATAAATGTGTTACTGTGCCGGGAACGGTAGAAAACAGTGGTTGCCCAAAATAA
- a CDS encoding GlsB/YeaQ/YmgE family stress response membrane protein, translated as MGILTWIIFGLIAGAIAKLIMPGNQNMGWLLTIILGIVGAFVGGWIGSMLGWGTVEDFDIKGILLAVVGALVVLWIYGMATRRG; from the coding sequence ATGGGAATTTTAACTTGGATCATTTTTGGTCTTATCGCAGGAGCAATCGCTAAACTAATTATGCCAGGAAACCAAAACATGGGTTGGCTTTTAACAATCATCTTAGGTATCGTAGGAGCATTCGTTGGTGGATGGATCGGCAGTATGCTAGGTTGGGGAACTGTTGAAGATTTCGACATTAAAGGAATTCTTCTTGCTGTAGTAGGAGCGCTGGTCGTTCTCTGGATCTACGGTATGGCCACAAGACGTGGATAA
- the sppA gene encoding signal peptide peptidase SppA encodes MKSFFKNVLANIVAVIIIAAVFSITIIMLIAASALSGDQTPKIKDKSVLTLDFKTNIIDSPSEDQDEIFAFNNTEKNIMIYDMLEAVKNAKEDDKIKGISIETDGLRAGFTQLDDLRAAIQDFKKSGKFVYAYGNVVSQPAYYLGSVADQYILNPAGGIDLKGLSMEVLYMKSFADKYGIGIQIIRHGKYKAAVEPFMRDDMSPENKEQLSTLLNDIWSENAGKIAASRKMDTLQFRTVVDSLYGTIPELSIQNKLADRLMQKTEYDQMIKNKLKLGEKDKLSKVSFSKYIKSFEEKADKKDQIAVLYASGTIYNGEGYDNIYADNFIKEIKKLAENDKIKAVVLRVNSPGGSANASDEILFELQQLKKKKPLIVSFGDYAASGGYYISMAADKIYSEPNTLTGSIGVFGMIPYFKELADKNGLSAHVVSTNANSNMYSAINGVTPSGVAILTKSVEQTYKRFVHFVTKNRNKSFEQIDAIGGGRVWSGVRAKQIGLVDELGNLQDAIKFAAQKAKIKDFGVVNYPKKSSPFEQFFKKIDEDEISARFIKNKMGAENYRMFEMISNPELKQGVMMTTPLQIKMD; translated from the coding sequence ATGAAGAGTTTTTTTAAAAATGTTTTAGCAAATATCGTTGCTGTAATTATTATCGCGGCCGTATTTTCTATTACCATTATTATGCTCATTGCTGCCAGTGCGCTTAGCGGTGACCAAACACCAAAAATCAAAGACAAATCTGTACTTACACTCGATTTTAAAACCAATATCATCGATAGTCCCTCGGAAGACCAGGATGAAATTTTTGCCTTTAATAACACCGAAAAAAATATCATGATTTATGATATGCTGGAAGCGGTGAAAAATGCCAAAGAAGACGACAAGATTAAAGGAATAAGTATAGAAACCGATGGTCTGCGCGCGGGTTTTACCCAGCTGGATGATTTACGTGCAGCAATTCAGGATTTCAAGAAAAGTGGAAAATTTGTGTACGCGTATGGAAACGTCGTTTCACAACCTGCCTATTACCTGGGTTCTGTTGCAGATCAGTATATTTTAAATCCTGCCGGTGGAATTGATTTGAAAGGACTTTCGATGGAAGTGCTTTACATGAAAAGTTTTGCGGACAAATACGGAATCGGAATCCAAATTATCCGCCATGGAAAGTACAAAGCAGCTGTAGAACCTTTTATGCGTGATGACATGTCGCCGGAAAATAAAGAGCAGCTTTCAACTTTACTTAATGATATTTGGTCTGAAAATGCCGGAAAAATTGCAGCTTCAAGAAAAATGGATACCCTGCAGTTCCGAACTGTGGTCGACAGTCTTTACGGTACAATTCCGGAATTAAGCATCCAAAACAAGCTTGCTGATCGGCTTATGCAAAAAACCGAATACGATCAAATGATAAAAAACAAGCTGAAACTGGGCGAAAAAGATAAACTTTCAAAAGTATCGTTCAGTAAATACATAAAGTCATTTGAGGAAAAAGCCGACAAAAAAGATCAAATAGCTGTTTTATATGCGTCGGGTACCATCTACAACGGTGAAGGTTACGATAATATTTATGCGGACAACTTCATCAAGGAAATTAAAAAGCTTGCAGAAAACGATAAGATAAAAGCGGTGGTGTTACGAGTAAATTCTCCTGGCGGAAGTGCAAACGCCTCAGATGAAATTTTATTCGAACTCCAGCAGCTAAAAAAGAAAAAACCACTAATCGTTTCATTTGGTGATTATGCAGCCTCTGGTGGATATTACATTTCGATGGCGGCCGATAAAATTTATTCCGAACCGAATACACTTACCGGTTCCATTGGTGTTTTCGGCATGATTCCTTATTTTAAAGAATTAGCAGATAAAAACGGTTTAAGCGCACACGTAGTTTCTACCAACGCCAACTCCAATATGTATTCTGCAATTAACGGGGTAACACCAAGCGGCGTAGCAATTTTAACCAAAAGTGTAGAACAGACTTACAAAAGATTTGTACATTTTGTAACCAAAAACCGCAACAAATCTTTTGAGCAAATCGATGCCATTGGCGGCGGTAGAGTTTGGAGCGGCGTGCGGGCGAAACAAATCGGGCTTGTAGATGAGCTGGGAAATTTGCAGGACGCTATAAAATTCGCTGCTCAAAAGGCAAAAATTAAAGATTTTGGTGTGGTTAACTACCCTAAAAAATCATCGCCTTTCGAACAGTTTTTTAAGAAAATTGATGAGGACGAAATTTCGGCCAGATTTATTAAAAATAAAATGGGTGCAGAAAACTATAGAATGTTTGAAATGATTTCCAACCCGGAACTTAAACAAGGCGTAATGATGACCACGCCCCTTCAAATAAAAATGGATTAA
- the folK gene encoding 2-amino-4-hydroxy-6-hydroxymethyldihydropteridine diphosphokinase → MSQHEATLLLGSNLGDKENNINSAIRLLEEQIGTILARTEIIATEPVEFDSKNFFCNIAIVIKTQYSPVSLLKRLKALEKSMGRSTDTSVSKIYEDRIIDIDVIFFDKISFYSTELIIPHEKHLHQREFSRQLLDELMNIKKQ, encoded by the coding sequence ATGTCGCAACATGAAGCCACTTTGTTACTCGGGAGTAACCTGGGAGATAAAGAAAATAATATAAATTCAGCAATTCGGCTGTTAGAAGAACAAATCGGCACAATTCTAGCTCGTACAGAAATAATTGCTACCGAGCCGGTAGAATTTGACAGTAAAAATTTTTTTTGTAATATTGCAATAGTAATAAAAACGCAATATTCACCTGTGTCTCTTTTAAAGCGGCTAAAAGCGCTTGAAAAGTCCATGGGCAGAAGCACTGACACATCAGTATCAAAAATCTACGAAGATAGAATAATTGACATTGATGTGATATTTTTTGATAAAATAAGCTTTTATTCTACGGAATTGATAATTCCACACGAAAAACATTTGCATCAGCGGGAATTTTCCCGGCAGCTGTTGGATGAATTAATGAACATTAAAAAACAATAA
- a CDS encoding M3 family metallopeptidase, which translates to MKNITSVFLISSLALTSACTTMKTTDNAQTEIPVPDAMANNPFLKKSTLQYQAPEFDKIKDDHFKPAFDYGMKVQVAEIEGIANNPAAPTFENTIVALENSGEVLKRAQIVFYNLTGSNTNPGLQKLEEEYAPVFSALSDKIYLNEKLYNRIKAIKTDNLGAEEKRVLDLYITNFDLAGANLSPENKAKVKKINEELATLSTQFSSKLLDARKEGALHITDVKELDGLSADEIAAAAADAKAAGKAGYLLALQNTTQQPLLQNLKNRATREKLFRASWFRAQKGDENDTRSILEKEARLRMEKGHLMGKKSFAEWKLQDQMAKTPENAMNLLARLATPAVATAKRESDEIQALIDKQKGGFTVEPWDWNFYAEQVRKEKYDLDENEIKPYFEVRTVLEKGVFYAAEKFYGITFKERNDLPVYHPDVTAYEVFDRDGKSLAIYYLDFYTRSNKNGGAWMSNFVEQSHLLGQKPVIVNVFNFQKPAEGKPSLISYDDVTTMFHEFGHTLHGLFADQKYISISGTNVPRDFVEFPSQINEFFALEPSVLKNYAIHYETKKPMPQALVDKIKKAGTFNQGYSTTELVSAATLDMNWHSVTDESQFKPTLEFEKDVLAKYGFTLTEVPPRYHSPYFAHIWGGGYSAGYYAYMWSDMLNADAWDWISTHGGMTRENGDRFRKYILSVGNSKDLNQAFKEFTGREADLKPLLKSKGFIK; encoded by the coding sequence ATGAAAAATATTACATCTGTTTTTTTAATATCTTCATTGGCGCTTACTTCCGCCTGTACCACTATGAAAACAACCGATAATGCACAAACCGAAATTCCGGTGCCAGACGCGATGGCAAACAATCCGTTTTTAAAGAAAAGCACACTGCAATACCAGGCGCCCGAATTTGATAAAATCAAAGATGACCATTTCAAGCCGGCATTTGATTACGGAATGAAAGTTCAGGTTGCTGAAATTGAGGGTATTGCCAACAATCCTGCGGCACCAACTTTCGAAAATACCATCGTGGCGTTGGAAAACAGCGGCGAGGTTTTGAAGAGAGCCCAAATTGTTTTTTATAACCTTACCGGCTCAAATACCAACCCGGGTTTGCAGAAATTAGAGGAGGAATATGCACCGGTTTTTTCCGCCTTAAGCGATAAAATTTATCTGAATGAAAAGCTTTACAATAGAATTAAAGCCATTAAAACCGATAATTTAGGTGCCGAGGAAAAACGGGTTTTAGACTTATACATCACCAATTTTGATCTTGCCGGCGCCAATCTTTCTCCGGAAAATAAGGCGAAGGTGAAAAAAATCAATGAAGAACTGGCAACACTTTCCACCCAGTTTTCCAGCAAATTATTAGATGCGAGAAAAGAAGGTGCGCTTCACATCACTGACGTGAAAGAACTGGACGGTCTTAGCGCTGACGAAATTGCAGCTGCTGCTGCCGACGCAAAAGCTGCAGGAAAAGCCGGATATCTTTTGGCACTGCAAAACACCACGCAACAACCTTTGCTGCAAAATCTTAAAAACCGTGCAACCAGAGAAAAACTCTTCCGAGCTTCCTGGTTCCGCGCACAGAAAGGGGATGAAAATGATACCCGAAGCATTCTGGAAAAAGAAGCCAGACTTCGTATGGAAAAAGGCCATTTAATGGGCAAAAAATCCTTCGCAGAATGGAAATTGCAGGACCAGATGGCAAAAACTCCGGAAAATGCCATGAACCTTTTAGCGCGTTTGGCAACGCCAGCTGTAGCAACGGCAAAACGTGAAAGCGACGAAATTCAGGCGTTGATTGATAAACAAAAAGGTGGTTTTACGGTAGAACCGTGGGACTGGAATTTCTACGCGGAGCAGGTGCGTAAAGAAAAATATGATTTGGATGAAAATGAAATCAAACCGTATTTTGAAGTAAGGACAGTTTTGGAAAAAGGGGTTTTTTATGCGGCAGAAAAATTCTACGGCATCACCTTTAAAGAAAGAAATGATTTGCCGGTTTATCACCCCGACGTTACGGCGTATGAAGTTTTTGACAGAGATGGAAAATCTTTGGCAATTTATTATTTGGATTTTTACACCCGAAGCAACAAAAACGGTGGTGCGTGGATGAGCAATTTTGTGGAGCAATCGCATTTATTAGGTCAAAAACCGGTGATTGTGAACGTTTTCAATTTCCAGAAACCGGCGGAAGGAAAACCTTCTTTGATTTCTTATGACGACGTGACTACAATGTTCCATGAGTTTGGACACACTTTACACGGCTTGTTTGCAGACCAGAAATACATTTCAATTTCCGGGACGAATGTGCCACGGGATTTTGTAGAATTTCCGTCGCAAATCAATGAGTTTTTTGCACTGGAACCTTCAGTTTTGAAAAATTACGCCATTCATTATGAAACCAAAAAACCAATGCCACAGGCGTTAGTTGATAAAATTAAGAAAGCGGGAACTTTCAACCAGGGATATTCTACCACGGAATTGGTTTCTGCAGCGACTTTGGATATGAACTGGCATTCAGTTACCGATGAATCGCAGTTTAAACCAACTTTGGAATTTGAAAAAGATGTTTTAGCGAAATACGGCTTCACTTTAACTGAAGTTCCGCCAAGATATCATTCACCTTATTTTGCGCACATTTGGGGCGGCGGTTATTCTGCAGGATATTACGCGTATATGTGGAGCGACATGCTGAACGCTGATGCGTGGGACTGGATTTCTACACACGGTGGAATGACTCGTGAAAACGGTGACCGTTTCCGAAAATATATTTTATCGGTGGGGAACTCGAAAGATTTGAATCAGGCTTTTAAAGAGTTTACAGGCCGCGAAGCGGATTTGAAACCATTATTAAAAAGCAAAGGATTTATCAAATAG
- a CDS encoding DUF4295 domain-containing protein, translated as MAKKVVATLQGGAGSKKMTKVVKMIKSPKSGAYVFEEKVMNADEVESYLKK; from the coding sequence ATGGCAAAGAAAGTAGTAGCAACGCTTCAGGGTGGTGCAGGTTCCAAAAAAATGACCAAAGTTGTGAAAATGATCAAGTCTCCTAAATCCGGAGCTTACGTTTTCGAAGAAAAAGTAATGAACGCTGACGAGGTTGAATCTTATTTGAAAAAATAA
- the rpmB gene encoding 50S ribosomal protein L28: MSRICQITGKRAMVGNNVSHANNKTKRRFEINLLEKKFYIPEQEKSVTLKVSAHGLRIINRIGIEEAIVRATRNGFIKK, from the coding sequence ATGTCAAGAATTTGCCAAATAACAGGAAAGCGTGCAATGGTAGGAAACAATGTTTCTCACGCTAATAACAAAACGAAACGTCGTTTTGAAATAAATTTGTTGGAAAAGAAATTTTACATCCCGGAGCAGGAGAAATCTGTGACTTTAAAAGTTTCAGCTCACGGTTTGAGAATTATCAATAGAATTGGTATCGAAGAAGCTATCGTAAGAGCAACCAGAAATGGTTTTATTAAAAAATAA
- a CDS encoding pyridoxal phosphate-dependent aminotransferase, translating to MPKISERAQHMPASPVRKLVPYALQAKQKGIKVYHLNIGQPDIETPKSALDAVKNNDLKIYEYALSEGNLNYRTALNNYYHSLGFTDLTTDNFIVTNGGSEALNFAISTLCDDGDEVIIPEPYYANYNGFASSFNVKVVAVSSTIETGFALPPVEDFEEKITDKTRAILICNPGNPTGYLYTREELQKLADIAKKHDIIIISDEVYREYVYDGKQQISMFEFPEIAENCIIIDSESKRYSMCGVRIGFMVTRSKKIHDAAMLFAQARLSPVLLGQIAAAAAHENDSEYILKVRSEYTHRRNVLVDLLNGIPGVICPKPKGAFYCAVELPVDDTDKFAQWLLESYSNNNETIMVAPMSGFYSDPELGRKQVRIAYVLKEEDLRRSVELLSDALQKYKLEFNL from the coding sequence ATGCCAAAAATTTCTGAAAGAGCACAACATATGCCCGCCTCGCCGGTGCGAAAACTGGTTCCTTATGCCTTGCAAGCCAAGCAAAAAGGAATTAAAGTTTATCATTTAAACATTGGTCAGCCAGATATTGAAACGCCAAAATCTGCGCTGGATGCTGTAAAAAACAATGATTTAAAGATTTATGAATATGCGCTTTCTGAAGGGAATTTGAATTACAGAACGGCGCTGAACAATTATTACCATTCTTTAGGTTTTACCGATTTAACCACGGATAATTTCATTGTGACGAACGGTGGTTCGGAAGCTTTGAATTTTGCGATTTCCACCTTGTGTGATGATGGTGACGAGGTGATCATTCCGGAACCGTATTACGCAAATTATAACGGTTTTGCGAGTTCTTTTAATGTGAAAGTGGTGGCGGTTTCGTCAACCATTGAAACAGGATTTGCATTGCCGCCGGTAGAAGATTTTGAAGAGAAGATCACCGATAAAACGCGCGCAATTTTGATTTGTAATCCGGGAAACCCAACCGGTTATTTGTACACACGTGAAGAATTGCAGAAATTGGCTGATATTGCTAAAAAACACGATATCATAATTATTTCTGATGAGGTTTACCGTGAATATGTGTACGACGGAAAGCAGCAGATTTCGATGTTTGAATTTCCGGAAATTGCGGAAAACTGCATTATCATCGATTCTGAATCCAAAAGATATTCAATGTGTGGCGTGCGCATTGGTTTTATGGTGACACGCTCGAAAAAAATTCATGATGCGGCGATGCTTTTTGCACAGGCACGTTTGAGTCCGGTTTTGTTGGGACAAATTGCAGCGGCGGCGGCACACGAAAACGATTCTGAATATATTTTAAAGGTGCGCTCAGAATATACCCACCGCCGAAATGTTTTGGTGGATTTGCTGAACGGAATTCCGGGTGTGATTTGCCCGAAACCGAAGGGAGCTTTTTATTGCGCCGTAGAACTTCCGGTAGATGATACCGATAAATTTGCGCAATGGCTGCTGGAAAGTTATTCCAATAACAACGAAACCATTATGGTAGCGCCGATGAGCGGCTTTTACAGCGATCCGGAACTGGGCAGAAAGCAGGTGAGAATTGCCTACGTTTTAAAGGAAGAAGATTTGCGCCGAAGCGTAGAACTTTTAAGCGACGCGCTGCAAAAATATAAGCTGGAATTCAATCTTTAG
- the ftsY gene encoding signal recognition particle-docking protein FtsY — protein sequence MSWYKKIFKKEEKETLDKGLEKSSQGFFEKISKAVVGKSKVDDEVLDDLEEVLIASDVGASTTIKIIERIENRVARDKFVGTDELDKILREEITGLLLDNPHAGSGNIDETKKPYVIMVVGVNGVGKTTTIGKLAHQFKSEGKKVVLGAADTFRAAAVDQLVIWSERVGVPIVKQNMGSDPASVAFDTVQSAVANNADVVIIDTAGRLHNKVNLMNELTKIKRVMQKVIPDAPHEILLVLDGSTGQNAFEQAKQFTAATEVNALAITKLDGTAKGGVVIGISDQFQIPVKYIGVGEKMTDLQLFNGSEFVDSFFKKR from the coding sequence ATGAGTTGGTATAAAAAAATATTTAAAAAAGAAGAGAAGGAGACTTTAGATAAAGGTCTGGAAAAATCCAGCCAGGGGTTCTTTGAAAAAATCTCAAAAGCAGTCGTTGGTAAATCTAAAGTTGATGATGAAGTTTTAGATGATCTGGAAGAAGTTCTTATCGCTTCTGATGTTGGCGCTTCTACTACCATTAAAATCATTGAAAGGATTGAAAACCGTGTGGCGCGGGATAAATTTGTGGGCACGGATGAGCTCGACAAAATTTTACGAGAAGAAATTACGGGCTTGTTGCTCGATAATCCTCACGCCGGAAGCGGTAACATTGATGAAACCAAAAAACCTTACGTCATCATGGTTGTTGGTGTAAACGGTGTCGGAAAAACTACAACCATCGGTAAACTGGCTCATCAGTTTAAAAGCGAAGGTAAAAAAGTGGTTTTGGGTGCTGCTGATACTTTCCGAGCGGCCGCGGTTGATCAGCTTGTAATTTGGAGTGAAAGAGTCGGTGTACCGATTGTGAAGCAAAATATGGGAAGCGACCCCGCTTCTGTGGCTTTTGATACAGTGCAGAGTGCTGTGGCAAATAATGCGGATGTAGTCATCATTGATACTGCGGGCCGTCTTCACAACAAGGTGAATTTAATGAACGAGCTTACGAAAATTAAACGCGTGATGCAGAAAGTGATCCCTGATGCGCCACACGAAATTCTTCTGGTGTTAGATGGCTCTACGGGACAAAATGCCTTTGAGCAGGCAAAACAGTTTACGGCTGCGACAGAAGTGAATGCCTTGGCGATTACTAAATTAGATGGTACCGCAAAAGGCGGAGTAGTAATTGGTATTTCAGATCAGTTCCAAATCCCGGTAAAATACATCGGTGTTGGCGAGAAAATGACTGATCTTCAGCTCTTCAACGGTAGCGAGTTCGTAGATTCGTTTTTCAAAAAAAGATAA
- the murB gene encoding UDP-N-acetylmuramate dehydrogenase — protein sequence MKIQENYSLKNHNTFGVDVSAKYFAEVTSEEELIEVLQFGKKQSLSPLFLGGGSNVLFTKNFDGLVIQLDLKGITEAFLNDDEVLVTSKAGENWHEFVQFCLEKNYGGLENLSLIPGNVGTSPMQNIGAYGREIKDTFVSCKVLNIETLETKAFTNEECKFGYRESIFKRERKGEFVILEVTFKLTRKNHQLKTEYGAIKTELEKMGIENPTIQEISAAVINIRQSKLPDPKILGNAGSFFKNPSIPKNQFLEVQKKYLDMPNYPNGDLVKIPAGWLIEQCGWKGKQIGNVASHELQALVIVNKTGKATGQEIYDFSAQIIDSVVEKFGIELEREVNIL from the coding sequence ATGAAGATACAGGAAAACTATTCTCTTAAAAACCACAATACTTTCGGCGTTGACGTTTCGGCAAAATATTTTGCGGAAGTGACTTCCGAAGAAGAACTTATCGAGGTTTTGCAATTCGGAAAAAAACAGTCTTTAAGCCCGTTATTTTTGGGTGGCGGAAGTAATGTTCTTTTTACTAAAAACTTCGATGGTCTTGTTATTCAGCTTGATTTAAAGGGAATTACCGAAGCGTTCCTAAATGATGACGAAGTTTTGGTGACTTCAAAAGCCGGTGAAAACTGGCATGAGTTTGTGCAGTTTTGCCTCGAAAAAAATTACGGCGGTCTGGAGAATTTGTCATTGATTCCGGGAAATGTGGGCACGTCGCCGATGCAGAATATTGGTGCATACGGCCGGGAAATCAAAGACACTTTTGTGAGCTGCAAAGTTTTGAATATCGAAACTTTGGAAACTAAAGCTTTCACAAATGAAGAATGTAAATTCGGTTACCGCGAATCGATTTTTAAACGTGAGCGAAAAGGTGAATTTGTGATTCTTGAAGTCACTTTTAAACTGACCCGGAAAAATCATCAGCTGAAAACGGAATATGGCGCGATAAAAACTGAGCTGGAAAAGATGGGAATTGAAAATCCGACGATTCAGGAAATTTCCGCGGCGGTCATTAACATCAGACAAAGCAAATTGCCGGACCCAAAAATTCTGGGCAATGCGGGCAGTTTTTTTAAAAATCCATCGATCCCGAAAAATCAGTTTTTAGAAGTGCAGAAAAAATATCTGGATATGCCGAATTATCCCAACGGTGATTTGGTGAAAATTCCGGCGGGCTGGCTCATCGAACAATGCGGCTGGAAAGGCAAACAGATTGGAAATGTGGCGTCGCACGAACTCCAGGCTTTGGTTATCGTGAACAAAACGGGCAAAGCGACCGGACAGGAAATCTATGATTTTTCGGCGCAGATCATTGATTCGGTGGTAGAAAAGTTTGGAATTGAGCTGGAAAGGGAAGTGAACATCCTGTAA